The Lysobacter sp. genome includes a window with the following:
- the guaA gene encoding glutamine-hydrolyzing GMP synthase, with protein MTSTHADIHSDDIHAHRILILDFGAQYTQLIARRIREIGVYCEIWAWDHDPADIAKFAPKGIILSGGPESTTEAGSPRAPQQVFDSGLPILGICYGMQTMAMQLGGHVEGGHHREFGYAEVEVLGDDRLLGALTDHLGRAGLDVWMSHGDRVTKIPDGFSVTGRTDSVPIIAMADEARRWYGVQFHPEVTHTKQGETLLRRFVLDICGCQALWTAANIIDDQIARVRAQVGSDEVILGLSGGVDSSVVAALLHRAIGEQLTCVFVDTGLLRWKEGDQVMAMFAEHMGVKVVRVNAADRYFNALVGVADPEAKRKIIGGLFIEIFDEESNRLANAKWLAQGTIYPDVIESAGSRTGKAHVIKSHHNVGGLPEHMKLGLVEPLRELFKDEVRRLGVELGLPREMVYRHPFPGPGLGVRILGEVKREYAELLAQADAIFIEELRKADWYDRTSQAFAVFLPVKSVGVVGDARAYEWVIALRAVETIDFMTAHWAHLPYDFLDTVSRRIVNELKGISRVVYDISGKPPATIEWE; from the coding sequence ATGACCAGCACTCACGCCGACATCCACAGCGACGACATCCACGCTCACCGCATCCTGATCCTCGATTTCGGCGCGCAATACACGCAGCTGATCGCGCGGCGCATCCGCGAAATCGGCGTCTACTGCGAAATCTGGGCGTGGGACCACGATCCGGCCGACATCGCCAAATTCGCGCCGAAGGGCATCATCCTGTCGGGCGGGCCGGAATCGACGACCGAGGCAGGCTCGCCGCGCGCGCCGCAGCAGGTGTTCGACAGCGGCCTGCCGATCCTCGGGATCTGCTACGGCATGCAGACGATGGCGATGCAGCTCGGCGGTCACGTCGAGGGCGGGCATCACCGCGAATTCGGCTATGCCGAAGTCGAAGTGCTGGGCGACGACAGGCTGCTGGGGGCGCTGACCGATCACCTCGGCCGCGCAGGGCTCGACGTGTGGATGAGTCACGGTGATCGGGTGACGAAAATTCCCGATGGTTTCAGCGTCACCGGCCGCACCGACAGCGTGCCGATCATCGCGATGGCCGACGAAGCGCGGCGCTGGTACGGCGTGCAGTTCCATCCCGAAGTCACCCACACCAAGCAGGGCGAGACGCTGCTGCGTCGTTTCGTGCTGGACATCTGCGGCTGTCAGGCGCTATGGACGGCGGCGAACATCATCGACGACCAGATCGCGCGCGTGCGCGCGCAGGTCGGCAGCGACGAAGTGATCCTCGGCCTGTCCGGCGGCGTCGATTCCTCAGTGGTCGCGGCGCTGCTACATCGCGCGATCGGCGAACAGCTGACCTGCGTCTTCGTCGATACCGGCCTGCTGCGCTGGAAGGAAGGCGACCAGGTGATGGCGATGTTCGCAGAGCACATGGGTGTGAAGGTCGTGCGCGTGAATGCCGCCGACCGTTATTTCAATGCGCTGGTTGGCGTGGCCGACCCGGAAGCCAAGCGCAAGATCATCGGCGGTCTGTTCATCGAGATCTTCGACGAGGAATCGAACCGACTGGCCAATGCGAAGTGGCTGGCGCAGGGCACGATCTATCCCGACGTGATCGAGTCCGCCGGCAGCAGGACCGGCAAGGCGCATGTGATCAAGAGCCATCACAATGTCGGCGGCCTGCCCGAGCACATGAAGCTCGGCCTGGTCGAACCGCTGCGTGAACTGTTCAAGGACGAAGTGCGCCGCCTCGGCGTCGAACTCGGCCTGCCGCGCGAGATGGTCTATCGCCATCCGTTCCCGGGCCCGGGTCTGGGCGTGCGCATCCTCGGCGAAGTGAAGCGCGAATACGCCGAACTGCTGGCGCAGGCCGACGCGATTTTCATCGAGGAACTGCGCAAGGCCGACTGGTACGACAGGACCTCGCAGGCGTTCGCGGTGTTCCTGCCGGTGAAGTCGGTGGGCGTGGTCGGCGATGCCCGTGCCTACGAATGGGTGATCGCGCTGCGCGCGGTCGAAACCATCGATTTCATGACCGCGCACTGGGCGCATCTGCCCTACGATTTTCTCGACACCGTCTCGCGCCGGATCGTCAACGAGCTGAAGGGCATCTCGCGGGTGGTCTACGATATTTCCGGGAAGCCGCCAGCGACGATCGAGTGGGAGTGA
- a CDS encoding oxidoreductase — translation MGASVYDVAIAGGGPAGAAAATVLARAGLRVLLADAGSARGLQNGKYKVGEGLPPSARHLLRDLGALERVLADGHRASHGTLAFWGDDAPRANDFMFQLHGHGLQLDRLRFDAALLDHARASGAEIVRDAKLSLIASASNEGRYHLQLRTRGTEDAIECRWLIDATGRPATLARQLGAERIEYDRLLAFHMRLRSDMDTDRDGRTWIEAVEHGWWYSVLLPSRERLVSFLCNTDLADRRTVLTREGLWSVLQAAPRMRALCEEHGYRPSSPPQGADASSHHLDRPVGVPEDGQRWLAVGDAALAFDPLSSKGISNALYTGLRAAQAIIECGKGDADALSRYADHLLDIHRVYRERLVAFYRMEQRWPESGFWAQRAADPADLDLIATVEA, via the coding sequence GTGGGCGCAAGTGTCTACGATGTCGCGATCGCAGGCGGCGGCCCGGCCGGGGCCGCCGCAGCGACCGTGCTCGCACGCGCCGGACTTCGCGTACTGCTGGCCGATGCCGGCAGTGCGCGGGGGCTGCAGAACGGCAAGTACAAGGTCGGCGAAGGTCTGCCGCCATCGGCACGCCATCTGTTGCGCGATCTCGGCGCGCTCGAACGCGTGCTCGCCGACGGCCACCGCGCCAGCCATGGCACGCTCGCGTTCTGGGGCGACGACGCACCGCGCGCCAACGACTTCATGTTCCAACTGCACGGTCATGGCCTGCAGCTGGACCGCTTGCGCTTCGACGCGGCACTGCTCGACCACGCACGCGCATCGGGCGCGGAGATCGTGCGCGATGCGAAACTGTCGCTGATCGCATCGGCTTCGAACGAGGGGCGCTACCACCTTCAGCTGCGCACGCGGGGTACGGAGGACGCCATCGAATGCCGATGGCTGATCGACGCCACCGGGCGACCGGCCACGCTTGCGCGCCAGCTCGGCGCCGAACGGATCGAATACGACCGGCTGCTCGCCTTCCACATGCGCCTGCGCAGCGACATGGATACCGATCGGGATGGCCGTACCTGGATCGAAGCCGTCGAGCACGGCTGGTGGTACAGCGTGCTGTTGCCCTCGCGCGAGCGCCTGGTTTCTTTCCTCTGCAATACGGATCTCGCCGACCGCCGCACCGTGCTCACGCGCGAAGGGTTGTGGAGCGTGCTGCAGGCCGCTCCGCGCATGCGCGCGCTGTGCGAAGAGCATGGCTACAGACCGTCGTCGCCCCCGCAAGGCGCGGACGCGTCGAGCCATCATCTCGATCGGCCCGTAGGCGTGCCTGAAGACGGGCAACGCTGGCTCGCCGTGGGCGATGCCGCGCTCGCCTTCGACCCGTTGTCATCGAAAGGCATCTCCAACGCGCTGTACACCGGTCTGCGTGCCGCGCAGGCGATCATCGAATGCGGGAAAGGCGATGCGGATGCGCTTTCGCGCTACGCGGATCATCTCCTCGATATCCATCGCGTCTATCGCGAACGGCTGGTCGCGTTCTACCGCATGGAACAGCGGTGGCCGGAATCGGGCTTCTGGGCGCAGCGCGCCGCCGATCCAGCGGATCTGGACCTCATCGCTACCGTGGAGGCCTGA
- a CDS encoding DUF779 domain-containing protein, with product MPDPPLQVMATLSALQLIDKLRARHGALMFHQSGGCCDGSSPMCFPEGEFIVGDNDVCLGEIGGASFYISRPQFEYWKHTQLIIDVVEGRGGMFSLENGEGVRFLVRSRLFADDEFAALEAAGRV from the coding sequence ATGCCCGATCCGCCGCTGCAGGTGATGGCGACGTTGAGTGCGCTGCAATTGATCGACAAGCTGCGCGCGCGCCACGGCGCGCTGATGTTCCACCAGTCCGGGGGCTGCTGCGACGGTTCGTCGCCGATGTGCTTCCCGGAGGGCGAATTCATCGTCGGCGACAACGATGTCTGCCTGGGCGAAATCGGCGGTGCGTCGTTCTACATCAGCCGGCCGCAGTTCGAGTATTGGAAACACACGCAGCTGATCATCGATGTCGTCGAAGGGCGCGGCGGCATGTTTTCCCTGGAAAACGGCGAGGGTGTGCGCTTCCTGGTGCGCTCGAGGCTGTTCGCGGACGACGAATTCGCGGCGTTGGAGGCGGCAGGTCGGGTCTGA
- the guaB gene encoding IMP dehydrogenase yields MLRIQAEALTYDDVSLVPAHSTVLPKDVSLATRLTRNLHLNLPIVSAAMDTVTEARLAVAMAQLGGIGIVHKNLSLEQQAAQVAKVKKFEAGVIKEPFTVSPDTTIGEVLKLTWARNISGVPVVDGGRLVGIVTGRDMRFETKLDDPVHHIMTKKDRLITVREGASDEEVLSLLHKHRIEKVLVVNDAFELRGLITVKDIQKKRDNPNAAYDGSERLLVGAAVGVGGDTEARIEALAAAGVDVIIVDTAHGHSQGVIDRVNWAKKAYPQLQVIGGNIVTGDAARALEDAGADAVKVGVGPGSICTTRIVAGVGVPQITAVSMVAEALQDRIPLIADGGIRYSGDIGKAIVAGASTVMIGGLFAGTEEAPGETELFQGRSYKSYRGMGSLGAMEKGSKDRYFQDASDADKLVPEGIEGRVPYRGPLANVVHQLAGGLRATMGYVGSATIEEMRKKPVFVKVTGAGQRESHVHDVQITKEPPNYRMG; encoded by the coding sequence ATGCTCCGCATCCAGGCTGAAGCGCTCACCTACGACGACGTTTCGCTCGTCCCCGCGCACTCGACCGTCCTGCCCAAGGACGTTTCCCTCGCCACGCGGCTCACCCGCAATCTGCACCTGAACCTGCCGATCGTTTCGGCGGCGATGGATACCGTGACCGAAGCGCGTCTGGCGGTGGCGATGGCGCAGCTCGGCGGCATCGGTATCGTCCACAAGAACCTGAGCCTGGAACAGCAGGCCGCGCAGGTCGCCAAGGTCAAGAAATTCGAGGCCGGGGTCATCAAGGAACCGTTCACGGTCAGCCCCGACACCACCATCGGCGAAGTGCTGAAGCTGACGTGGGCGCGGAATATTTCCGGCGTGCCGGTGGTCGACGGCGGCCGGCTGGTCGGCATCGTCACCGGGCGCGACATGCGCTTCGAGACCAAGCTCGACGATCCGGTCCACCACATCATGACCAAGAAGGATCGCCTGATCACCGTGCGCGAAGGCGCCAGCGACGAGGAAGTGCTGTCCCTGCTGCACAAGCACCGGATCGAGAAGGTCCTGGTGGTCAACGACGCATTCGAGCTGCGCGGCCTGATCACGGTGAAGGACATCCAGAAGAAGCGCGACAACCCGAACGCGGCCTACGACGGCAGCGAGCGCCTGCTGGTCGGTGCGGCGGTTGGCGTCGGCGGCGATACCGAAGCGCGCATCGAAGCGCTGGCCGCAGCCGGCGTGGACGTGATCATCGTCGACACCGCGCACGGTCATTCGCAGGGCGTGATCGACCGCGTGAACTGGGCGAAGAAGGCTTATCCGCAGCTGCAGGTGATCGGCGGCAACATCGTCACCGGCGATGCGGCGCGCGCTTTGGAGGATGCCGGTGCGGATGCGGTGAAGGTCGGCGTCGGCCCGGGTTCGATCTGCACCACGCGGATCGTTGCGGGCGTGGGCGTGCCGCAGATCACCGCCGTGTCGATGGTCGCCGAAGCATTGCAGGATCGCATCCCGCTGATCGCCGACGGCGGCATCCGCTATTCGGGCGATATCGGCAAGGCGATCGTCGCCGGCGCATCCACGGTGATGATCGGCGGCCTGTTCGCCGGCACCGAGGAAGCGCCGGGCGAAACCGAACTGTTCCAGGGCCGCAGCTACAAGAGCTATCGCGGCATGGGCTCGCTGGGTGCGATGGAAAAGGGCTCGAAAGACCGCTATTTCCAGGACGCCAGCGACGCAGACAAACTCGTGCCCGAAGGCATCGAAGGCCGCGTGCCGTATCGCGGCCCGCTCGCGAACGTGGTGCATCAGCTCGCTGGCGGTCTGCGCGCGACGATGGGCTATGTCGGCAGCGCGACCATCGAAGAGATGCGCAAGAAGCCGGTGTTCGTGAAGGTGACCGGGGCAGGGCAGCGCGAAAGCCATGTGCACGATGTACAGATCACGAAAGAGCCGCCGAATTACCGGATGGGGTGA
- the folD gene encoding bifunctional methylenetetrahydrofolate dehydrogenase/methenyltetrahydrofolate cyclohydrolase FolD — MTAKILDGKRIADRLLDDLKALVDVRVAAGNLRPGLAVVLVGGDPASQSYVRNKRRAAQKVGIRAFDYDLPAGTSEADLLALIDRLNADPAVHGILVQLPLPGIPDATRLIHRIDPRKDVDGFHPENVGHLALRQFGLRPCTPRGITTLLAYTDRAVRGQSATIVGVSNHVGRPMALELLIAGCTVTSCHKFTPADVLRRHVGEADILVVAVGRPGLIPGNWVKPGAVVIDVGINRLEDGRLVGDVQFDAAAAHASWITPVPGGVGPMTVATLMQNTLEAAEAAEIAP, encoded by the coding sequence ATGACCGCAAAGATCCTCGACGGCAAACGTATCGCCGATCGGCTGCTCGACGACCTCAAAGCGCTGGTCGATGTGCGGGTTGCGGCCGGCAATCTGCGCCCCGGGCTGGCGGTGGTGCTGGTCGGCGGCGACCCCGCGTCGCAGTCCTACGTGCGCAACAAGCGCCGCGCGGCGCAGAAGGTCGGTATCCGCGCCTTCGATTACGACCTGCCTGCCGGGACGTCCGAGGCCGACCTGCTGGCATTGATCGACCGTCTCAACGCCGATCCGGCGGTGCACGGCATCCTGGTGCAGCTGCCGCTGCCGGGCATTCCCGACGCGACCCGGCTGATCCACCGCATCGACCCGCGCAAGGACGTGGACGGTTTCCATCCCGAGAACGTCGGCCATCTGGCCCTGCGCCAGTTCGGCCTGCGGCCATGCACCCCGCGCGGCATCACCACGCTGCTGGCCTACACCGACCGAGCGGTGCGCGGGCAGAGCGCCACCATCGTCGGCGTGAGCAACCATGTCGGCCGGCCGATGGCGCTGGAATTGCTGATCGCCGGCTGCACCGTGACCAGCTGCCACAAGTTCACCCCGGCGGATGTGCTGCGCAGGCACGTGGGCGAGGCCGACATCCTCGTGGTCGCGGTCGGCCGTCCGGGCCTGATCCCCGGCAACTGGGTGAAGCCCGGCGCGGTGGTGATCGACGTCGGCATCAACCGCCTCGAAGACGGCCGCCTGGTCGGCGACGTGCAGTTCGATGCAGCCGCTGCCCACGCCAGTTGGATCACCCCGGTCCCCGGTGGCGTGGGGCCGATGACCGTGGCCACGCTGATGCAGAACACGCTCGAAGCCGCCGAGGCGGCCGAAATCGCCCCATAG
- a CDS encoding aldehyde dehydrogenase family protein: MNALAKPNSHDHTAIFKPQYDNYIGGKWVAPHSGEYFDNITPITGKVFTRIARSNKDDIEAALDAAHAAKDAWGKTTTTERANILNRIADRIEQNLDVLAHAETWDNGKPIRETMNADVPLMADHFRYFAGAVRAQEGSLSEIDHDTIAYHFHEPLGVVGQIIPWNFPMLMAAWKLAPALAAGNCVVLKPAEQTPASILVLMEIIGDLLPPGVLNVVNGFGLEAGKPLASSPRIAKIAFTGETTTGRLIMQYASQNLIPVTLELGGKSPNIFFADVMAEDDDFLDKAVEGFVLFAFNQGEVCTCPSRALIHESIYEKFMERVIVRIAAIKQGDPLDPSTMVGAQASSEQLEKILSYIDIGRQEGAEVLIGGERNVLGGDLAGGYYVKPTVFKGHNRMRVFQEEIFGPVVSVTTFKTEEEALQIANDTLYGLGAGIWSRDASRLYRVGRAIQAGRVWTNCYHAYPAHAAFGGYKQSGIGRENHKMMLDHYQQTKNLLVSYSPKALGFF, from the coding sequence ATGAACGCTCTCGCAAAACCGAACAGTCACGACCACACCGCGATCTTCAAACCGCAGTACGACAACTACATCGGCGGCAAGTGGGTGGCGCCGCACAGCGGCGAATACTTCGACAACATCACCCCGATCACCGGCAAGGTCTTCACCCGCATCGCACGCTCGAACAAGGACGACATCGAAGCCGCGCTCGACGCCGCGCACGCCGCCAAGGACGCCTGGGGCAAGACCACCACCACCGAACGCGCGAACATCCTCAACCGGATCGCAGACCGCATCGAACAGAATCTCGACGTGCTGGCCCACGCCGAAACCTGGGACAACGGCAAGCCGATCCGCGAGACGATGAATGCCGACGTGCCGCTGATGGCCGATCACTTCCGCTATTTCGCCGGCGCGGTCCGCGCGCAGGAAGGCAGCCTCAGCGAGATCGATCACGACACCATCGCCTATCACTTCCACGAACCGCTGGGCGTGGTCGGCCAGATCATCCCGTGGAACTTCCCGATGCTGATGGCGGCGTGGAAGCTCGCGCCGGCATTGGCTGCGGGCAACTGCGTGGTGCTCAAGCCGGCCGAACAGACGCCGGCCAGCATTCTGGTGCTGATGGAAATCATCGGCGACCTGCTGCCGCCGGGCGTGCTCAACGTCGTCAACGGTTTCGGTCTGGAAGCCGGCAAGCCGCTGGCATCGAGCCCGCGCATCGCCAAGATCGCGTTCACCGGCGAAACCACCACCGGCCGCCTGATCATGCAGTACGCCAGCCAGAACCTGATTCCGGTGACGCTGGAACTCGGCGGCAAGTCGCCGAACATCTTCTTCGCCGATGTGATGGCCGAAGACGACGATTTCCTCGACAAGGCGGTGGAAGGCTTCGTGCTGTTCGCGTTCAACCAGGGCGAAGTCTGCACCTGTCCGTCGCGCGCGCTGATCCACGAATCGATCTACGAAAAGTTCATGGAGCGGGTGATCGTGCGGATTGCCGCGATCAAGCAGGGCGATCCGCTCGACCCGAGCACCATGGTCGGCGCGCAGGCATCCAGCGAACAGTTGGAGAAGATCCTCAGCTATATCGATATCGGCAGGCAGGAAGGCGCCGAAGTGCTGATCGGCGGCGAGCGCAACGTGCTCGGCGGCGACCTTGCCGGCGGCTATTACGTGAAGCCGACGGTGTTCAAGGGCCACAACAGGATGCGCGTCTTCCAGGAGGAAATCTTCGGGCCGGTGGTGTCGGTCACCACGTTCAAGACCGAAGAGGAAGCGCTGCAGATCGCCAACGACACGCTGTACGGCCTGGGTGCGGGCATCTGGAGCCGCGATGCCAGCCGCCTGTATCGCGTCGGCCGCGCCATCCAGGCCGGCCGCGTTTGGACGAACTGCTATCACGCGTATCCGGCGCACGCCGCGTTCGGCGGATACAAGCAATCCGGTATCGGCCGCGAGAACCACAAGATGATGCTGGACCACTATCAGCAGACCAAGAACCTGCTGGTGAGCTATTCGCCGAAGGCGCTGGGCTTCTTCTGA
- a CDS encoding DUF1244 domain-containing protein yields the protein MDPQTVTELEAAAFRRLRDHLMNARRDVQNIDLMILAGFCRNCLADWYREAANERGIELDKDAAREAVYGMPFGEWKAKYQKDATPGQLAAFESAQKAQAR from the coding sequence ATGGACCCGCAGACCGTCACCGAACTCGAAGCCGCCGCCTTCCGCCGTCTGCGCGACCACTTGATGAACGCACGCCGCGATGTGCAGAACATCGACCTGATGATCCTCGCCGGCTTCTGCCGCAACTGCCTCGCGGACTGGTATCGCGAGGCTGCGAACGAGCGCGGCATCGAACTGGACAAGGACGCCGCCCGCGAAGCGGTCTACGGCATGCCCTTCGGCGAATGGAAGGCGAAATACCAGAAGGACGCGACGCCTGGACAACTGGCCGCTTTCGAGTCCGCACAGAAAGCGCAGGCACGTTGA
- a CDS encoding sigma-54-dependent Fis family transcriptional regulator: MSRIQSSTDFSQARRAFFERGNVAPSEVPKTILQSWQRCRRLGLPAEGSPSIEPIPDARLREMRERNERLWRLARAELDSLSSDADASRSIVVLTDDTGWVLDAAGHPQFLDKAGRVALMPGTCWNEAQVGTNAIGTAIVERRAVEVRGSEHYRATHGILTCNATPIHDPYGQLVGVLDITGDSRAQHLHALGLVRMAVANIEHRYFDDGIDDCELLRLHRDPTLLGSAREGLLAFRAGKLVAANQAGLALLDLQRDDLGHATYDGLFDDALSLLRRDGVLRDRFGRALFGRIDASDTARRIGIPPAPARSAHAHGTARPSMRTIDAPLFDATITAALDRACRVLDAELPVLVVGETGTGKEVFARELHRRCARHGQPFVAVNCAALPEGLIEAELFGYEEGAFTGARRQGNPGLLRQANGGVLFLDEIGDMPLALQPRLLRVLQERELSPLGGGKPVKLDFALICATHCDLETAIAERRFRADLYYRVAHHIERLAPLRNAADRAMIVDALWSGIAQHRSLTSEAQRALAAYAWPGNWRQLVACLRTLVALHDDGAKIGIDALPGYLQTPRSEAMASSPPAGGFAQLDALEETAMRGTLAACDGNVARAARLLGVNRSTLYRRLGKPERTR; this comes from the coding sequence ATGTCCCGGATTCAAAGCAGCACGGATTTCTCGCAAGCGCGGCGCGCGTTCTTCGAGCGCGGCAATGTCGCGCCATCGGAAGTGCCTAAGACCATCCTGCAGTCGTGGCAGCGCTGCCGTCGCTTGGGCTTGCCCGCCGAAGGTTCGCCATCGATCGAACCGATTCCCGACGCGCGCCTGCGCGAGATGCGCGAACGCAACGAGCGGCTGTGGCGACTCGCCCGCGCGGAACTCGACAGCCTGTCCAGCGACGCCGATGCCAGCCGCAGCATCGTGGTGCTGACCGACGACACGGGATGGGTGCTCGACGCCGCCGGGCATCCGCAGTTCCTCGACAAGGCAGGACGCGTCGCACTGATGCCGGGCACCTGCTGGAACGAGGCGCAGGTCGGCACCAACGCCATCGGCACCGCGATCGTCGAACGCCGCGCAGTGGAAGTGCGCGGCAGCGAGCACTACCGCGCCACCCACGGCATCCTCACCTGCAACGCGACACCCATCCACGACCCGTACGGCCAGCTCGTCGGCGTGCTCGACATCACCGGCGACTCCCGCGCCCAGCATCTGCACGCGCTGGGACTGGTACGGATGGCGGTCGCGAATATCGAGCACCGCTATTTCGACGACGGCATCGACGACTGCGAACTGCTCCGCCTGCATCGCGATCCCACCCTGCTCGGCTCTGCGCGCGAAGGCCTGCTCGCCTTCCGCGCGGGCAAACTCGTCGCCGCGAATCAGGCCGGCCTGGCGCTGCTCGACCTGCAGCGCGACGATCTCGGCCATGCCACCTACGACGGATTGTTCGACGATGCGCTTTCGCTGCTGCGTCGCGATGGGGTGCTGCGCGATCGCTTCGGGCGTGCGCTGTTCGGGCGTATCGACGCAAGCGACACGGCGCGACGCATCGGCATACCCCCCGCACCGGCACGCAGCGCTCATGCCCACGGCACTGCCCGGCCGTCGATGCGCACCATCGATGCACCGCTCTTCGATGCCACCATCACCGCAGCGCTGGATCGCGCCTGCCGCGTACTCGATGCCGAATTGCCGGTACTGGTCGTTGGCGAAACCGGCACCGGCAAGGAGGTCTTCGCCCGCGAACTGCACCGCCGCTGCGCGCGGCACGGGCAGCCGTTCGTTGCGGTGAACTGCGCCGCGCTTCCGGAAGGCCTGATCGAAGCCGAACTCTTCGGTTACGAGGAAGGCGCCTTCACCGGCGCGCGCCGCCAGGGGAATCCGGGACTGCTGCGCCAGGCCAATGGCGGCGTGCTGTTCCTCGACGAAATCGGCGATATGCCGCTCGCGCTGCAACCCCGCCTGCTGCGTGTGCTGCAGGAACGCGAACTGTCGCCGCTGGGCGGCGGAAAACCGGTGAAACTCGATTTCGCCCTGATCTGCGCGACCCACTGCGATCTTGAAACCGCCATCGCCGAACGTCGCTTCCGCGCCGATCTCTACTATCGCGTCGCGCACCACATCGAACGGCTTGCGCCTCTACGCAATGCCGCGGATCGCGCGATGATCGTCGATGCGCTGTGGTCCGGGATCGCGCAGCACCGCTCGTTGACCAGCGAAGCTCAGCGCGCTCTTGCCGCGTACGCCTGGCCCGGCAACTGGCGCCAGCTCGTCGCGTGCCTGCGCACGCTCGTTGCGCTGCACGACGATGGCGCGAAAATCGGTATCGATGCCCTGCCCGGCTATTTGCAGACGCCAAGATCCGAGGCGATGGCATCATCGCCACCCGCCGGAGGCTTCGCGCAACTCGATGCCCTGGAAGAAACCGCGATGCGCGGAACGCTCGCCGCCTGCGACGGCAACGTCGCCCGTGCAGCACGATTGCTTGGCGTCAACCGCAGCACGCTGTACCGGCGGCTCGGCAAGCCGGAACGCACGCGCTGA